The following is a genomic window from Clostridiaceae bacterium.
TTGTGGATCATAATACTCTTTACTTTTTGCCAGATGAAACATTATTCTCATTACCTTTAAACCTACTGCTATCAATGCCTGATTTTTTGTTAACCGGTTTTTTGGTCTGTTTAGTAAGTAATAGTATAACTGCCGCATTTCAGGGTTATGGTTTACTGTAGAAACTCCAGCCATGTATAGAATACTTCGCAGCATTGGGCGACCTCTTTTAGTAATCTTTGTTTTTCCTTTGTGCTTTCCCGAACTCTGTTCCGCCAGGTTAAGACCTGCCAGCTTTCTTACTTGTTTCCAATTATCAAAACGTGACACATTTCCAATCTCACCTATAAATACTGCGGATATAATTGGTCCAATACCTTTCATGCTCTGAAAATAATCATTTAGTTCAGTTTCAGCCATCTTTTTTTCTAATAATTTTTCTATCCTCTCAAGTTTTTCTTGCATAAATTCTATTTCATCTAGTAGACACTCTATTTTAAATTTTGCACTTTCACTCCCTTCACGCACTCCCACAGAGCTTAATGCGGCTTTATACAGTGTTTTAGCACGTTTAATGCCTTCCTTTCCATTTGATGCCTTGTATATTTCTTTTGCAAGTTCTTCCAATCCTAAATCAATTATGTCCTTAGGAAATGGATAGTGTTTCAACAAGTATACTGACGTATTTCCTAATAGATTCTTAAATATTTTTTCATATTCAGGGAAATATTCGTCTAGTACTGCAATTAGTGCACATTTTGCACACTTTACTTTTTTTATATATTGACTTCTTGTATTTGTAAGTACTCTTAGTTCTGCATAAACACCCTCCGGAAGATATATATCATAAAATCTACCATCTCGTATCAGCCTTGCAATTGTAAGAGCATCTTTCTTATCACTCTTTGTTGGAGAATTATCATCAAGCTCCTTGCTCTGCTTTACATGATATGGGTTTACACCTACTAACTCATCAACATTTTCATTTAACTTCAAAAACCAAGCTAATGCTTTCCAGTAGTGTCCTGAGGGTTCCATTCCTGCAACCACTTCCTCTAAATGGTTTTTTTCTTTACTTTCAACTATATTTTTTATTAGACATTCAAAACCATTTATGCTATTATTAATCTTGAAGGGCTTTATGAGGTCTATACCTCTACAATCAGTAATTCTGCACCAATGCTCTTCCTTAGCTACGTCAATTCCTACTATCATGGTTGTTGTAGTAATCCGTAAAATTTTATCTTTCATAATACCGCCTCCTGGTTTTTATATAGTTATTCTTGATACTTAAATCATATCAGGCGGTGGTATTTATTTCAAAGCTGATTTAAATCATTACAGGAATGCTCGTATAATAGTTTTTGGAGGGTTTAAGTTAAGAAATTTCCAGTTACAAACCCTAATGATTCGACCTTTATTTCCAAAAACTCACTGGAAATTTTCATGAACATTGGCAATTTAATATTTTTAATGCTCATGGTACAATGGTATCAGCCATTGAGGATAGTTTTGTTTCACCTTGTTGAACCCATGTGGTTACTTCTTAGGGAGTCTGTTCCCCTGGCCTGGTGTTATCTTCGAACCACTGGTTGTTTACCTGGCTTCCTCTTTCTCCTTTATGGCAGTCGGGAGATTCATGCACAGTTGGTTTCCAGGGCGGATTCTTATGGCGAGGGTGTTGATGCATCAGGCACCTGGGCATTGGTTAAATCAATGGCTTTCATACTCTTTGCTCTGAAAGGAGGTGTTTGCTTTGCCTAGTCCTTTATTTGTTGGCATTGATGTAAGTTGCAAGGATAATAAAGTTCAGCTGCTCCATTCAGATGGTGCTGAAATTACAAGGTTTTCTGTCCCCAATAATCATCCCGGTGCTAAATCCCTCTCTGAAAAAATTACCGGGGTCATGGGTAAGAACAAATTCGATTCCCTTGTAATTGGTTTGGAAGCCACTTCAGTCTATGGTCATCCTCTTGTCTACTTCTTAAGGCAAGAACCATCAATTAAGGCTCTCAATCCAAGGATTCATGTTCTTAACCCCAAACAGGTTGCAAACTTCAAAAAGGCTTATCCTGAACTGCCAAAGAATGACTGGGTAGATGCTTGGGTTATTGCTGACAATCTCCGTTTTGGGCGTATTACAAAGGAGGTTTGCATGGACGAAAAGTTTGATGCCCTGCAAAAGCTTACCCGTGAGCGCTACCATGTGGCCAAAAACTTAACCCGGGAAAAGAACCGGTTCTTAAGCAACCTGTTTTTGAAGTTCAGTGCCCTTGCTCAGGAAGACATATTCTCTGATAAGTTTGGGGCTACATCTATAGCCATAATTGAGGATTTCTTTTCCGTTGATGATATTGCTTATATGGATGTAGACAAACTGGCTGAATTCCTTAACAAGAAATCTAAAGGCCATTTTGCCGATCCTCATGAACTGGCTGAAACCATCAAGAAAGCTGCCAGAAGTTCTTACAGGCTGCCCAAAACAGTTAATGATTCTGTAAATCAAGTGCTTGCTGTATCGCTGGTAGCCATTAAAGCTTTAAAAAAGCAGCTTGAAACGCTTGACAAGGCTATTGAAACACAGTTTGCCCTTATACCTAACACATTACAGTCAATAAAGGGTGTGGGGCCTGTGTATGCAGCTGGTATAGTAGCTGAAATCGGTGATATTAAACGTTTCCCAAACCATGCTGCATTAGCTAAATTTGCGGGTTTGGCATGGTCCGAACATCAATCGGGCCAGTTTAAAGCTGAGAACACTCATATGATACGTTCCGGCAATAGATACCTTAAATACTACCTCTTAGAAGCCGCTAACAAGGTGAGAGTGCATGATCCCGAGTTTAAGCGCTTTTATGAGTTAAAGTATGCCAGAACCCCAAAAACACCACACAAACGTGCACTTGCCTTGACTGCCAGGAAATTTGTCCGGCTTGTCTATGCACTGCTACATAGCAACCGGCTTTATACGCCGCCAAAAGGAGAGTAATTTCCAATTGGTGTTCCACAACTTACCAATTTTGCAAATTAAATTTGGTAAGTCTACTGAGGATGGCCTTTTTGTCTCAAAAACCCCTTAAAAACTATTAAATTTTCAAAAATTTTTTCCAATCACCTCTTGACTTTTTACCACTGGACTCCCTTTATAATATGACGATACATATCCATTACTTTTATCGAACCTTGTTTTCTCTCAGGTCCATATAGAATAACACTATATCTGTTACTACAATAATGCTGTTTAAA
Proteins encoded in this region:
- a CDS encoding IS110 family transposase gives rise to the protein MPSPLFVGIDVSCKDNKVQLLHSDGAEITRFSVPNNHPGAKSLSEKITGVMGKNKFDSLVIGLEATSVYGHPLVYFLRQEPSIKALNPRIHVLNPKQVANFKKAYPELPKNDWVDAWVIADNLRFGRITKEVCMDEKFDALQKLTRERYHVAKNLTREKNRFLSNLFLKFSALAQEDIFSDKFGATSIAIIEDFFSVDDIAYMDVDKLAEFLNKKSKGHFADPHELAETIKKAARSSYRLPKTVNDSVNQVLAVSLVAIKALKKQLETLDKAIETQFALIPNTLQSIKGVGPVYAAGIVAEIGDIKRFPNHAALAKFAGLAWSEHQSGQFKAENTHMIRSGNRYLKYYLLEAANKVRVHDPEFKRFYELKYARTPKTPHKRALALTARKFVRLVYALLHSNRLYTPPKGE
- a CDS encoding IS110 family transposase; translation: MMKDKILRITTTTMIVGIDVAKEEHWCRITDCRGIDLIKPFKINNSINGFECLIKNIVESKEKNHLEEVVAGMEPSGHYWKALAWFLKLNENVDELVGVNPYHVKQSKELDDNSPTKSDKKDALTIARLIRDGRFYDIYLPEGVYAELRVLTNTRSQYIKKVKCAKCALIAVLDEYFPEYEKIFKNLLGNTSVYLLKHYPFPKDIIDLGLEELAKEIYKASNGKEGIKRAKTLYKAALSSVGVREGSESAKFKIECLLDEIEFMQEKLERIEKLLEKKMAETELNDYFQSMKGIGPIISAVFIGEIGNVSRFDNWKQVRKLAGLNLAEQSSGKHKGKTKITKRGRPMLRSILYMAGVSTVNHNPEMRQLYYYLLNRPKNRLTKNQALIAVGLKVMRIMFHLAKSKEYYDPQKALGEIRLKQIQELIVA